Genomic DNA from Candidatus Eisenbacteria bacterium:
CGGATAGCCGGTGCCGTCGAAGTGCTCGTGGTGGGAACGGACTCCGGGAAGGAGCGGACCGAGCATCGCGATCGGCCGGAGAATGCTCTCGCCAATGAGAGGATGCATGTCCATTTTCTCCCGTTCGCGCTCGCTCAATCCGCCGCTCTTCCCGAGGATGTTCTCGTCGACCGCGATCTTCCCCACGTCGTGCACGAGGCAGGCGCGGTGGACGATATCGAGGGTTTCGGGCGGGAGTCCCAGCTCCTTGCCGATCGCCTCGGAGTAGGCTGCGACCCGCACCGAATGTCCCTCGGTGTACGGATCCTTCGCCTCGAGCGCCATCGTGAGCGACACGATCACGCTCATGAAGAGGTCTTCCTGGCGCGCCCGCTGCCGGTCCTCGCGCTCCGCCACTCCCGCGAGCGTCGCGAGACCCTGGAACGCGGCGACGTGCTCGGGCCGGAACGGAAGCGGCGACGCATGGTGGACCAGGAGCGCGCCGATCGCCTCTCCCTGCGAGTGGATCGGAGCGATCGCTCCCCAGTGCATGTCCTCCACGAGGAGGAACTCGCGCCCCCAGCGGCCCTTCCGACCTTTGAGGAGGACCACCGCGTCGCGCTCGATCAGCTCGTCGAGCTGCCGGGCGGCGCTCCCCGAGAAGAGGAAGCCCGACCACTCGGCCAGCACGCCGTCCGAGGCGCGGAACGCGTACTCTCCCCGCGAGCCGCGGATCAGGATCGCGACGCCGTCGGGGCGGAGCATGCGCTTCGTGCCTTCGATCACCTGGACCAGGGAGGTTTCCTCGGGTCCGGACAGGACGAGGGACCGTGCGACGTGGTTCAGGCCGGTGAGGAGCGCGAGCGCGCCGGGGAGCGGCCGCTCGCCGATCGTCGTGATCTCGCCGGGAAGGGTTCTCCGTGTCTGTGTCGGCATGGTCTCGACCCCCGATGCGGCGCGGCTCCGAAACGGATTCCCTTCCGAGTGAATGGGCGCGTACCCGGCGCCACGTCCCTGCGCCGGCCACGAGCAGGTATCGGATTCGGGCCCCGGGATGTTTACGTGAAATGCTTCAACGCGTGGAAATGGAAGGGGTTGCAAGGTGCCCGCCGGACGCCCCGCTCACGCGTTTCGCAATGCCGCGCGCGGCTCTATCCGACCGCGGGGAGATACCTCGCGAGGAAGGAAACGAAGATCGAGAACAGGTTCGTGACGAGCGCGACGCCGAACACGATGAGCACGACGCCGCTGACGACCTCGATCGTGTGGAGCGACTTGCGAAGGCCGCGGGACGCGGCGAGGAACGAGTTCATGCCGAGCGAGGCGAGGAGGAACGGGATCCCGAGGCCCAGGGAGTACACGCTGAGGAGGAGAATGCCCGTTCCCACCGTCTCCGCCGTGCTCGCGTAAAGGAGGATCGATGCCAGGATCGGTCCGATGCACGGCGTCCACCCCGCGGCGAACGTGATTCCGACCAGAATCGATCCCAGCACGCCGAGCGGCTTCCCGCTCAGACGCATCTTCCGTTCGCGCGAGAGCGCGGGAATCTTGAGAAGCCCGGTGAGATAGATCCCGAAGAGGATGATGAGGATGCCTCCGGCGACGCGGAGCGTGTCCTGGTAGGCGCGGAGGAACTGACCTGCGGCGGTGGCCGTCGCTCCCAGCGCGATGAAGACCAGCGAGAAGCCGAGGATGAAGCCGAGCGAGTGGATCAGCGTGAGCCGGCGGACGCGCGCCCGCTGGTCGGCGGCGGTCAGCTCATCGAACGAGAGACCGGTGATGAACGTGACGTAGGACGGCACGAGCGGGAGCACGCAGGGGGAGACGAACGAGACCACGCCCGCGAAGAAGGCGGCGATCAGCGAGACCTGGCTCTGCGCCGCGTCGA
This window encodes:
- a CDS encoding HD domain-containing phosphohydrolase, whose protein sequence is MPTQTRRTLPGEITTIGERPLPGALALLTGLNHVARSLVLSGPEETSLVQVIEGTKRMLRPDGVAILIRGSRGEYAFRASDGVLAEWSGFLFSGSAARQLDELIERDAVVLLKGRKGRWGREFLLVEDMHWGAIAPIHSQGEAIGALLVHHASPLPFRPEHVAAFQGLATLAGVAEREDRQRARQEDLFMSVIVSLTMALEAKDPYTEGHSVRVAAYSEAIGKELGLPPETLDIVHRACLVHDVGKIAVDENILGKSGGLSEREREKMDMHPLIGESILRPIAMLGPLLPGVRSHHEHFDGTGYPDGLAGEAIPIEARIMAVADAFDAMTSNRPYRDSLPEEDALAELRANAGTHFDPRVVAAFERIYPAVKRTLTNLRPRMREESAPERAPR
- a CDS encoding cytochrome c biogenesis protein CcdA; translation: MFDAAQSQVSLIAAFFAGVVSFVSPCVLPLVPSYVTFITGLSFDELTAADQRARVRRLTLIHSLGFILGFSLVFIALGATATAAGQFLRAYQDTLRVAGGILIILFGIYLTGLLKIPALSRERKMRLSGKPLGVLGSILVGITFAAGWTPCIGPILASILLYASTAETVGTGILLLSVYSLGLGIPFLLASLGMNSFLAASRGLRKSLHTIEVVSGVVLIVFGVALVTNLFSIFVSFLARYLPAVG